The Amycolatopsis sp. NBC_01480 genome segment TGCCGAGCAGAGCTGGCCGGAAGTGCAGTAGCCGCACTGAAAGCCGTCGTGCTCGATGAACGCCCGTTGGAGCGGGTGGAGCCGGTCGCCGTCGGCAAGGCCCTCGACCGTGGTGATCCGGCGCCCGTCGTACTGCGCCGCGAGCGCGAGGCAGGAGAGGATGCGCACGCCGTCGGCCAGCACCGTGCAGGCGCCGCAGCCACCCTGGTTGCAGCCCTTCTTGGTGCCGGTCAGCGCCAGACGCTCGCGGAGGAAGTCCAGCAGCGAGACGCGCGGGTCGGGCGGGAGCTCGGTCGCGACACCATTGATCAGGACGGACACGGCCGGCTCCTTCACCGCACGTTGACGGATAACCTATCCGACAAAACTGTAGCAAGTGGCGGATAGGCTGTCCACCACGACGTGGGCCGCGGGTCCGAAGCGGACGCCGGGCGAGGGGATCGACGGCACGGCGGCGCGCGCTCGGCCGGTCCATTGTGGACGGTTTGTTGTCGGCATGCTGAAGTCTTCCGCTGTTCGAGTGTGGCCTTGGCTCCATGGCCTGACGCCGGCGATTGGCGACCAGCGCACCGCTCTGCTAACGTGACTACGAACCAGTATATATGGATACGTACACGAGGAGCCGTCATGGGCAAGCAGGTGCTGGCCGACGTCCGGGTGTTCGACGGAAGCCGCCTCACGGAACCGGTCGACGTCGTGGTCGAGGGCGGGGTTATCGGCAGCATCGGAGGCGGGCAGGCGCACGACGCCGAGGTCGTCGACGGAGCAGGCGCGACACTGCTCCCCGGGCTGATCGACGCGCACACCCACGCCGACGAAGCAGCGCTCCGGCAGGCGCTGACGTTCGGCGTCACCATCGAATTCGACCTGGCTTCCATGCCCGACACCATGATCCCGCTCCGCGCCGAGGTCGCGACCGCGGCCGACCTCGCCGACGTGCGCAGCTCCTCGTTCGGGCTCACCACGCCCCACGGGCACCCGCACCAGCTCCGCGGCGGGCAGAACGACCCGGACTGGCCGACGGTCACCGAGCCCGGCGAGGCCCAGGCGTTCGTCGACGGCCGCATCGCCGAGGGCGCGGACTACATCAAGGTCCTGATCGAGGACGGCCACACCCTGGGCACCTCCCTGCCCGCCCTCGCCCCGGACCTGGTCGACGCGGTCGTCCGCGCCGGCCACGAGCGCGGGAAGATGGTGCTCGCGCACGCGCTGACCGTCGCCGCCACCGAGATCGCGCTGGACGCCGGGGCCGACGGCCTCACGCACCTGTTCGTGGACCAGCCGCACACGCCCCAGCTGATCGAGCGCATCGCCGACTCCGGGATGTTCGTCATCCCGACGCTGAGCACGCTGGCGTCGATCACCGGCCGGAGCGACGGGGCGGACCTCGCCGCCGACGCCCGCGTCCGTCCGAAGCTGTCGCCGGAATGGCTCGACAACCTCTCGCGGAGCTGGGCTTTCCAGCAGCCGGAGCAGTTCCGCTACGCGCTGGACACGGTGGCCGCGCTGCACGCTGCGGGTGTCGACGTGCTCGCCGGCACCGACGCGTCCCACCTTGGCGCCTACGGGATGGCGCACGGCGCGAGCCTGCACGGCGAGCTGCGCCTGCTCGTCCTGGCCGGATTCACCCCGGCGGCCGCCCTCAACGCGGCGACCTCGGTGCCCGCGGCCCGGTTCGGGCTGGCCGACCGGGGCAGAATCCGTCCCGGCGCCCGAGCGGACCTCATCCTGGTCGACGGCGACCCGACGGCGAACATCGGCGCCACGCTGTCCTTGCGGGCAGTCTGGCGAGGTGGCGTCCGCCTGGACCTGGCCGCTGTCACCCCCGCCTGAACCCGCCGAAAGGAGCCGGATCATGGTTGACCACACCGAGTTCGCGGACGGTCTCGTCGACGTGCACGCGCACTTCACCACCGATCACTACATCGAGGCCGCCAGCGCGGCCGGGCATCGCGAGCCGGACGGCATGCCCGCGGACTACTGGCCCCGGTGGAACGCGGGGGAGCACCTCGACCTGATGGACCGCGCCGGCATCGCGACCGCGGTGCTGTCGATCTCCTCGCCCGGGGTGCATTTCGGCGACGCCGCGGCGGCCCGCGACCTGGCCCGCGAGGTCAACGACGCAGGCGCGGAGATCGTGCGGGCAAACCCCGGCCGGTTCGGCCTGTTCGCCAGCCTGCCGGCGCCGGACACCGACGGCGCGCTGGCCGAGGCCGCCCGCGCGCTCGACGAACTCGGCGCCGCGGGCGTGATCCTGATGTCCAACAGCCGCGGCGCCTACCTTGGCGACGACCGGCTGGCCCCGCTGCTGGCCGAGCTGAACCGCCGCCGCGCCGTGCTGTTCCTGCACCCCACCTCGACCGAGGGGCACGAGCACGTCGACTGCGGGCGCCCGCGGCCGATGCTCGAGTTCCTCTTCGACACCGCGCGCACCATCGTCGACTTCGTGCTTTCCGGTGCCGCGCAGCGCTTTCCCGACCTCCGGGTGATCGTTCCGCACATGGGCGGCGTGCTGCCCCTGCTCGCCGACCGGGTCGAGCTGATCAGCGCGGTCACCGGAGCCGGCACCGGCGGCGTGAGCGTGTTCGAGAGCCTCAAGCGCCTGTACTACGACCTCGCCGGGGCGCCGAATGCCACGCAGCTGGCCGCGCTGCGTTCCATCGCGGCGCCCGAGCGCCTGCTCTACGGCAGCGACTACGCCTGGACCCCGCGCGACGTCGTCCTCGGCACCCTCGCACAGCTCGACGCCCTGGAGCCGGAGGACTGGCGGACGCAGACCACGAACAACGCCCGGACGCTCCTGACCTCGTAAAATATTCTATAAACGGGGTGTATAGACCCGAGGTGTACACCCCGTGTAGTCTGCTCCGCATGTCCATTGCGAACACGTTGCTCGGCTTGCTGGAGAGCGGGCCGAAGTACGGCTACGACCTCAAGCGGCTCTACGACGAGAGCTTCCGCCAAGACCGCCCCCTGCACTACGGGCAGGTGTACTCGACGCTGTCGCGGCTGCTGCGCAACGGGCTCGTCGAGGAGAAGGGGATCGAGCCGGGGG includes the following:
- a CDS encoding 2Fe-2S iron-sulfur cluster-binding protein yields the protein MSVLINGVATELPPDPRVSLLDFLRERLALTGTKKGCNQGGCGACTVLADGVRILSCLALAAQYDGRRITTVEGLADGDRLHPLQRAFIEHDGFQCGYCTSGQLCSAIGMVAEAERGVPSHVTADVTDGKVVLTADEIRERMSGNLCRCGSHNGIIGAIAATYAQESS
- a CDS encoding amidohydrolase family protein — its product is MGKQVLADVRVFDGSRLTEPVDVVVEGGVIGSIGGGQAHDAEVVDGAGATLLPGLIDAHTHADEAALRQALTFGVTIEFDLASMPDTMIPLRAEVATAADLADVRSSSFGLTTPHGHPHQLRGGQNDPDWPTVTEPGEAQAFVDGRIAEGADYIKVLIEDGHTLGTSLPALAPDLVDAVVRAGHERGKMVLAHALTVAATEIALDAGADGLTHLFVDQPHTPQLIERIADSGMFVIPTLSTLASITGRSDGADLAADARVRPKLSPEWLDNLSRSWAFQQPEQFRYALDTVAALHAAGVDVLAGTDASHLGAYGMAHGASLHGELRLLVLAGFTPAAALNAATSVPAARFGLADRGRIRPGARADLILVDGDPTANIGATLSLRAVWRGGVRLDLAAVTPA
- a CDS encoding amidohydrolase family protein, whose translation is MVDHTEFADGLVDVHAHFTTDHYIEAASAAGHREPDGMPADYWPRWNAGEHLDLMDRAGIATAVLSISSPGVHFGDAAAARDLAREVNDAGAEIVRANPGRFGLFASLPAPDTDGALAEAARALDELGAAGVILMSNSRGAYLGDDRLAPLLAELNRRRAVLFLHPTSTEGHEHVDCGRPRPMLEFLFDTARTIVDFVLSGAAQRFPDLRVIVPHMGGVLPLLADRVELISAVTGAGTGGVSVFESLKRLYYDLAGAPNATQLAALRSIAAPERLLYGSDYAWTPRDVVLGTLAQLDALEPEDWRTQTTNNARTLLTS